One genomic segment of Vibrio quintilis includes these proteins:
- the cyaY gene encoding iron donor protein CyaY, with translation MNDTEFHQYVDQQMERIEQLIDDSGADIDYETTGNVMTLDFEDRSQIVINRQEPMHEIWLASRSGGFHFQYKDNQWICSKTGLELLVLVKQECEKHADEEIEWD, from the coding sequence ATGAACGATACTGAATTTCATCAATATGTTGATCAGCAAATGGAACGCATTGAACAGCTCATCGATGATTCCGGGGCCGATATCGATTATGAGACGACCGGAAATGTTATGACACTCGATTTTGAGGATCGCAGCCAGATTGTGATTAATCGTCAGGAGCCCATGCATGAGATATGGCTGGCATCCAGATCCGGTGGATTCCATTTTCAATATAAAGACAATCAGTGGATTTGTTCGAAAACAGGACTGGAACTACTGGTACTGGTCAAACAGGAATGTGAAAAGCACGCCGACGAAGAAATTGAATGGGATTAA
- the lptM gene encoding LPS translocon maturation chaperone LptM has product MNKKLTAFLLLCMLALSGCGQTGALYMPADKPQNEQSQP; this is encoded by the coding sequence ATGAATAAAAAGTTGACGGCATTTTTGTTACTCTGCATGTTAGCGCTGTCGGGCTGCGGGCAAACGGGTGCCCTATATATGCCGGCAGATAAGCCTCAAAATGAGCAATCTCAGCCATAA
- the lysA gene encoding diaminopimelate decarboxylase: protein MDYFNYRDGQLWAEDVTVAQLAQDFGTPLYVYSRATLERHWHAFDKAVGDHPHLVCYAVKANSNIGVLNVLARLGSGFDIVSAGELERVIAAGGDPAKIVFSGVGKTETEMVRALELGIKCFNVESEPELERLNKVAGSLGKVAPVSLRINPDVDAKTHPYISTGLRDNKFGIAFDRAADVYRLANDLEHLSIQGMDCHIGSQLTNIEPFIDATDRLLALIEQLKSEGIEIRHLDVGGGLGVSYQDETPPQPSEYAKTLLSRLANHQNLELIFEPGRAIAANAGLLLTKVEFLKHTEHKNFAIVDAAMNDLMRPALYQAWQAIIPVVPREETETVYDIVGPVCETSDFLGKDRSLSVHEGDILAVRSAGAYGFVMSSNYNTRQRAAEIMVDGDQAYVVRQRESLADLWALETQLPE from the coding sequence TTGGATTACTTCAATTACCGGGATGGCCAGCTTTGGGCCGAAGATGTCACTGTCGCGCAACTGGCACAAGATTTCGGAACGCCGTTGTATGTTTACTCCAGAGCAACACTGGAACGTCACTGGCATGCTTTTGATAAGGCGGTTGGTGATCATCCTCACTTAGTTTGTTATGCCGTGAAAGCTAATTCAAATATCGGTGTCCTGAATGTGCTGGCCCGTCTGGGCTCTGGCTTCGATATTGTTTCAGCCGGAGAGCTTGAACGGGTAATTGCTGCGGGTGGAGATCCGGCTAAAATCGTTTTCTCTGGTGTTGGAAAAACAGAGACCGAAATGGTCCGTGCCCTTGAGCTGGGCATTAAGTGCTTTAATGTTGAATCTGAACCAGAGCTGGAACGGCTCAATAAGGTCGCCGGATCTTTAGGTAAAGTTGCGCCGGTTTCATTGCGTATTAACCCGGATGTTGATGCGAAAACCCACCCTTACATATCAACGGGCCTGAGAGACAATAAGTTTGGTATCGCTTTTGATCGGGCTGCTGATGTATATCGGCTGGCGAACGATCTTGAACACCTGTCGATTCAGGGAATGGATTGCCATATTGGCTCTCAGCTGACCAACATTGAACCATTTATCGATGCAACCGATCGCTTGTTAGCGTTGATCGAACAGTTAAAATCAGAAGGGATTGAGATTCGCCATCTGGATGTTGGTGGTGGTCTGGGTGTCAGCTATCAGGATGAAACGCCGCCTCAGCCGTCTGAGTACGCGAAGACGCTTCTGTCCCGTTTAGCCAATCATCAGAACCTTGAGCTTATCTTTGAACCGGGCCGGGCAATCGCGGCCAATGCAGGTTTGCTGCTGACAAAAGTTGAGTTTTTGAAGCATACAGAACATAAGAACTTTGCGATTGTTGATGCAGCAATGAATGACCTGATGCGTCCTGCACTTTATCAGGCATGGCAGGCGATCATTCCTGTTGTTCCGCGCGAAGAGACAGAGACAGTTTACGATATTGTCGGACCTGTGTGTGAAACCAGTGACTTCCTTGGCAAAGATCGCAGCCTGTCTGTTCATGAAGGTGATATTCTGGCTGTTCGTTCTGCAGGTGCATACGGATTTGTGATGTCTTCAAATTATAATACCCGGCAACGGGCTGCTGAAATTATGGTTGATGGCGATCAGGCGTATGTGGTTCGTCAGCGGGAATCTCTTGCTGACTTATGGGCTCTGGAGACCCAATTGCCGGAGTAA
- the dapF gene encoding diaminopimelate epimerase produces the protein MHFHFSKMHGLGNDFMVVDCITQNVFFSPELIRRLADRHTGVGFDQLLIVEAPYDPETDFHYRIFNADGSEVEQCGNGARCFARFVRMKGLTNKFNIHVSTKKGKMVLNVEEDDQITANMGVPEFVPHKIPFKAKQQEKTYILRVDGQTLFCGAVSMGNPHVVTIVDDVLTADVDTLGPQLESHERFPERVNAGFMQIVHPGEIHLRVYERGVGETQACGSGACAAVAVGILQGVLDETVVVRLTRGELKIHWKGPGKPLYMTGPTAHVFDGQISC, from the coding sequence ATGCATTTCCACTTTTCTAAAATGCATGGTTTGGGTAACGACTTCATGGTCGTTGATTGTATTACCCAAAATGTATTTTTTTCACCTGAATTGATCCGTCGTCTGGCGGATCGTCACACCGGTGTAGGCTTTGATCAGCTACTCATCGTTGAAGCCCCCTATGATCCTGAAACCGATTTTCATTACCGGATTTTTAATGCCGATGGCAGTGAAGTTGAGCAGTGCGGGAATGGCGCCCGTTGCTTTGCCCGTTTTGTCCGGATGAAAGGATTAACCAATAAATTCAACATTCATGTCAGTACTAAAAAAGGAAAGATGGTTCTGAACGTTGAGGAAGACGATCAGATTACCGCAAACATGGGTGTGCCTGAATTTGTGCCTCACAAAATTCCTTTTAAAGCAAAACAGCAGGAAAAAACCTATATTTTACGTGTAGACGGGCAGACTTTGTTCTGTGGTGCCGTGAGTATGGGAAATCCACACGTTGTGACCATTGTTGACGATGTGTTGACCGCAGATGTTGACACGCTGGGGCCTCAGCTGGAATCTCATGAACGGTTCCCTGAGCGGGTCAATGCTGGTTTTATGCAGATTGTTCATCCCGGAGAGATTCACTTAAGGGTTTATGAACGCGGTGTTGGTGAAACCCAGGCTTGTGGCAGTGGTGCCTGTGCCGCTGTTGCTGTTGGCATTCTTCAGGGAGTGCTGGATGAAACTGTTGTGGTCAGGCTTACGAGAGGAGAACTGAAAATTCACTGGAAGGGGCCGGGTAAACCGTTATATATGACGGGACCGACCGCGCATGTTTTTGATGGTCAGATTTCTTGCTGA
- a CDS encoding DUF484 family protein, with protein MSSTDIEIEESDALTAEVVAEYLRHHPDFFIHRPELAERLTLPQEPGAVSLAHIQMRRQRQRIESLEEEITALMSLAAGNDRTFQHFMVLQEDILRCDELFQVIRLIEQRAADINLRAYIRLSAPLSASQYRLDMDYWQSFSRSYLNGSQAYLGRMRKVDRDGLFGGQTPSPEFGSYVVLPLESHKMAGILAFSSEDGGHFQPSMDTLFLYHLGVVLSHLIDILPWKRS; from the coding sequence GTGTCTAGCACTGATATAGAAATTGAAGAAAGTGATGCACTGACAGCCGAGGTGGTGGCTGAATACCTTCGTCATCATCCTGATTTTTTCATTCATCGTCCGGAGCTGGCAGAACGCCTGACTTTACCGCAAGAGCCGGGCGCGGTTTCACTGGCTCATATACAGATGCGTCGTCAGCGTCAGCGTATTGAATCTCTTGAGGAAGAAATTACCGCTTTAATGTCGCTGGCGGCTGGTAATGATCGCACATTTCAGCACTTCATGGTGTTGCAGGAAGACATACTGCGTTGCGATGAACTGTTTCAGGTGATTCGCCTGATTGAACAAAGAGCCGCAGATATCAACCTGAGAGCTTATATTCGTTTATCCGCGCCATTGTCTGCCAGTCAATACCGGTTGGATATGGATTACTGGCAAAGTTTTTCCCGCAGTTATCTCAATGGTAGTCAGGCTTATCTGGGCAGAATGCGAAAGGTTGATCGGGATGGACTATTTGGCGGGCAAACGCCATCGCCTGAGTTTGGTTCCTACGTTGTTCTGCCACTGGAGTCCCATAAAATGGCCGGAATTCTGGCTTTTTCCAGCGAAGATGGCGGACACTTTCAGCCTTCAATGGATACGCTCTTTTTGTATCATCTCGGCGTGGTACTCTCTCACCTGATTGATATTTTACCCTGGAAGCGTTCGTGA
- the xerC gene encoding tyrosine recombinase XerC codes for MNETPGSALPQTLLQPLNRFDEYMRNERGLSEHTRQNYRQQLIHMAEYLAQRGLNSWQQVDAAWVRQLAAQGMREGMKASSIGTRLSSLRSFFDFLILRGELPANPAKGVSAPKKKRPLPKNLDVDEVAQLLEVNEDDPLAVRDRAMMELMYGAGLRLAEMVSLNLADLSFDQGELRVIGKGDKERKVPFTGQASEWIRRWIPFRAQLAHADEPALFVSKRGIRISHRNVQKRMAEWGIRQSVDSHISPHKLRHSFATHILESSHDLRAVQELLGHENISTTQIYTHLDFQHLANVYDQAHPRAKKKRES; via the coding sequence ATGAACGAGACGCCGGGCTCTGCGCTACCGCAGACACTCCTTCAGCCCCTGAATCGTTTCGATGAATATATGCGAAATGAAAGAGGGTTGAGTGAGCATACCCGTCAGAATTACCGGCAGCAGTTGATACATATGGCTGAGTATCTGGCACAAAGAGGTTTGAATTCCTGGCAACAGGTTGATGCTGCCTGGGTCAGGCAGCTTGCAGCCCAAGGGATGCGCGAAGGCATGAAAGCCAGTAGTATTGGAACCCGTTTGTCATCACTGCGCAGTTTTTTCGATTTTCTGATTCTGCGCGGGGAATTGCCCGCCAATCCTGCCAAAGGGGTTTCCGCGCCGAAGAAAAAGCGTCCTTTGCCTAAAAATCTGGATGTTGACGAAGTCGCTCAGTTGCTGGAGGTGAATGAAGATGATCCGCTGGCCGTGCGGGACCGGGCTATGATGGAACTGATGTATGGCGCGGGTTTACGTTTAGCTGAGATGGTTAGTCTGAATCTGGCGGACCTGTCATTTGATCAGGGAGAGCTCCGGGTTATCGGTAAAGGTGACAAAGAGCGCAAAGTGCCGTTTACCGGTCAGGCGTCAGAGTGGATTCGCCGGTGGATTCCTTTCCGCGCACAACTGGCCCATGCAGATGAACCCGCGCTATTTGTTTCAAAGCGGGGCATCAGAATTTCTCACCGGAATGTGCAGAAACGAATGGCTGAATGGGGAATCAGGCAGTCTGTTGACAGCCATATCAGTCCCCATAAACTCCGCCATTCATTTGCGACTCATATTCTTGAATCAAGTCATGATTTACGTGCAGTTCAGGAATTACTGGGGCATGAAAATATTTCGACAACTCAAATATACACTCACCTTGATTTTCAGCATTTGGCGAATGTTTATGATCAGGCTCATCCACGTGCGAAGAAGAAGCGGGAAAGCTGA
- the yigB gene encoding 5-amino-6-(5-phospho-D-ribitylamino)uracil phosphatase YigB has protein sequence MHYYRNMPRIRAMTFDLDDTLYDNRPVIQQLENKLMTWMNTHHPVTASCSLQWWQQQKQSLREEYPEIIHDVTQWRFQSICRGMQVLGYDEQKATEAAREAIVEVLYWRNQIHVPEETHRVLQKLAEKIPLIAITNGNASPEKIGLSSYFQQTLKAGPDGFSKPHSDLFIKARQELSCPQEQILHIGDHLRTDVDGAKRNGFSACWLNVGGAESLTRAKRSRLLPDIEIHQLDELLLLVE, from the coding sequence ATGCATTATTACCGTAATATGCCCCGTATCCGGGCAATGACTTTTGATCTTGATGACACTTTGTATGATAACCGGCCGGTCATTCAACAGCTGGAAAATAAGCTGATGACATGGATGAACACACATCATCCTGTGACAGCTTCCTGTTCACTGCAATGGTGGCAGCAGCAAAAACAATCCCTGCGGGAAGAGTACCCGGAGATTATTCATGATGTCACTCAATGGCGTTTTCAGAGTATTTGCCGTGGTATGCAGGTGTTAGGTTACGATGAGCAAAAAGCGACGGAAGCAGCCAGAGAGGCAATTGTAGAAGTCCTTTACTGGCGTAATCAGATTCATGTGCCGGAAGAAACGCACCGGGTACTTCAGAAACTGGCTGAAAAAATACCGCTGATCGCGATTACCAACGGGAATGCCAGTCCGGAAAAAATTGGTTTGTCTTCCTACTTTCAGCAAACGTTGAAAGCTGGTCCTGATGGGTTCTCTAAACCGCATTCAGACTTGTTTATCAAAGCCAGACAAGAGCTTTCCTGCCCGCAGGAACAAATTTTACATATCGGCGATCACCTGAGAACGGATGTTGATGGTGCAAAACGCAACGGTTTCAGTGCCTGCTGGCTGAATGTTGGCGGAGCAGAAAGTCTGACCCGGGCTAAACGTTCCCGGTTGCTGCCGGATATTGAAATTCACCAGCTGGATGAACTGTTACTTTTAGTTGAGTGA
- a CDS encoding tRNA-uridine aminocarboxypropyltransferase, whose product MSRCPHCRLQYQCLCHEIPRLSASLHLSVVMHEQEARRDTNTGRWLDDIFPSCEIYGWQRLHPAPGLKQQLENSDTLPLLLFPSEQSLTLTDALKMAAQTNLTPHFIVLDGTWQEAKKMERKSQWLKDVPRLQLSPSQASAYRLRKNQQSGELCTLEVISELLDQLNQPESATALRLFLQRFMARLKADKSGHALKLN is encoded by the coding sequence ATGAGTAGGTGTCCACATTGCAGACTACAGTATCAGTGTTTGTGCCATGAGATTCCTCGGCTCAGTGCGTCACTGCATTTATCAGTGGTGATGCATGAGCAGGAAGCACGGCGGGATACAAATACCGGCCGTTGGCTTGATGATATTTTTCCTTCATGTGAGATTTACGGCTGGCAGCGTCTTCACCCCGCCCCCGGACTAAAACAACAACTGGAAAACAGCGATACATTACCTCTGTTACTTTTTCCCTCTGAACAAAGCCTGACGCTGACAGATGCACTGAAGATGGCGGCTCAGACAAATCTGACACCCCATTTCATTGTGCTTGATGGCACCTGGCAGGAAGCAAAGAAAATGGAGAGAAAGAGTCAGTGGCTGAAAGATGTGCCACGACTACAACTCAGTCCATCACAGGCATCAGCATATCGTCTGAGAAAGAACCAGCAATCCGGCGAATTATGTACACTGGAAGTGATTTCTGAGTTATTGGATCAGTTAAATCAACCTGAATCAGCAACAGCGCTGCGACTGTTTCTGCAACGCTTTATGGCCAGACTAAAGGCCGACAAAAGTGGTCATGCGTTGAAACTGAACTAA
- the xylB gene encoding xylulokinase: MYIGIDLGTSGVKVIVLSSSGAIIATGTSALDISRPQPLWSEQSPLQWWQATCDCIRQLGDQTDLSQVKAIGLSGQMHGATLIDAQGNVLRPAILWNDGRCARECQELEERVPESHQITGNLIMPGFTAPKLKWVQKHEPDIFTRISKVLLPKDYLRFKMTGQFATDMSDAAGTCWLDLSGRCWSEPMLQATGLTKAQMPDLFEGTDVTGYLSESVAQQWGVPVVPVIAGGGDNAAGAVGTGITRPGQAMLSLGTSGVYFAVSDGCQANPDSALHTFCHALPKAWHHMSVMLSAASCLDWVAGLTGFGSVGDMLTALEANRPELTPVIFLPYLSGERTPHNNPDAKGVFFGMTHETTRFHLIQAVLEGVGFAFADGADALHATGNIPQEVCLIGGGARSAYWRQMLADITGIKLTYRQGGEVGPALGAARLAALGTEGLSRLDEICPEPPLIEQHQPNLTTHQAYQNKRVIFRKLYQQLEGLF, from the coding sequence ATGTATATTGGTATCGATCTTGGGACGTCCGGGGTTAAAGTGATTGTGCTCTCTTCATCCGGAGCAATCATCGCAACCGGGACATCAGCACTGGATATATCCCGGCCTCAGCCACTTTGGTCCGAGCAAAGCCCGTTACAATGGTGGCAGGCAACCTGCGACTGCATCCGGCAGCTGGGGGATCAAACCGATTTATCTCAGGTCAAAGCCATCGGACTTTCCGGGCAAATGCACGGTGCAACCCTGATTGATGCTCAGGGCAATGTACTTCGTCCGGCGATTCTGTGGAATGATGGCCGGTGTGCCAGAGAATGCCAGGAGCTGGAGGAGCGGGTGCCGGAAAGTCATCAAATCACCGGCAATCTCATTATGCCCGGTTTCACCGCGCCGAAACTGAAATGGGTTCAGAAACACGAACCGGATATATTTACCCGAATTTCGAAAGTGCTGCTCCCCAAAGATTATCTGAGATTTAAGATGACCGGCCAGTTTGCGACAGATATGTCTGATGCTGCCGGTACCTGCTGGCTGGACTTATCCGGACGCTGCTGGAGTGAGCCCATGTTGCAGGCCACGGGACTGACCAAAGCGCAGATGCCAGATCTTTTTGAGGGAACAGATGTCACCGGCTACCTCAGTGAGTCTGTCGCGCAGCAATGGGGAGTACCGGTGGTGCCTGTGATTGCCGGTGGCGGCGATAATGCAGCAGGCGCAGTTGGCACCGGAATTACCCGTCCCGGACAGGCGATGTTGTCTCTTGGCACATCAGGCGTTTATTTTGCGGTCAGCGACGGCTGTCAGGCCAATCCTGATTCAGCACTCCATACCTTTTGCCATGCACTACCAAAGGCATGGCATCATATGTCTGTGATGCTGAGCGCGGCTTCCTGCCTTGACTGGGTTGCCGGACTGACCGGATTCGGTTCAGTCGGTGACATGCTGACAGCGCTTGAAGCCAACCGGCCGGAACTAACCCCGGTGATTTTCCTGCCCTATTTATCCGGCGAACGAACACCGCATAATAATCCGGATGCGAAGGGTGTCTTCTTCGGGATGACGCACGAGACCACCCGCTTTCATCTGATTCAGGCAGTCCTTGAAGGGGTCGGATTCGCTTTTGCTGATGGTGCAGACGCACTCCATGCGACCGGAAATATTCCACAGGAAGTCTGCCTGATCGGCGGCGGAGCGCGCAGTGCATACTGGCGTCAGATGCTGGCGGATATCACCGGTATCAAACTAACTTACCGTCAGGGCGGTGAAGTTGGCCCGGCCCTCGGTGCGGCAAGGCTGGCCGCTTTGGGAACAGAAGGATTATCGCGACTGGATGAAATTTGTCCGGAGCCGCCACTGATAGAGCAGCATCAGCCGAATCTGACAACGCATCAGGCTTATCAAAACAAACGCGTTATTTTCCGGAAACTCTATCAACAGCTTGAAGGTTTGTTTTAA
- a CDS encoding XylR family transcriptional regulator yields the protein MMDKRYRINLLFNANKVYDRQVIEGIGEYLQASQCNWDVFLEDEFTANPENFQAWHGDGVIADFDNPDIESLFRDVNIPVVGVGGSYRDTSMYPDVPYVATDNAALVNLALQHLKEKGLENFAYYGLPEDPRKRWALERERAFQDLMKSEGYPGAVFRGNATDPKTWQYDMNRLADWLQMLPTPVGIIAVTDARARHLLQVCDNLNIMVPDKVAVIGIDNEQLARFLTRVSLSSVGQGCKTMGYQAAKLLHQQLDYQQQKKNEPCRIIIPPAKVYERQSTDYQALKDPYVIQAMHFIRRNACKGIKVEQVLNSVGVSRSNLETRFKQEMGHSIHHEIHHAKLRRACHLLAATTLSIQEISELCGYPSLQYMYSVFKKDLAQTPKDYRDIKLTR from the coding sequence ATGATGGATAAACGTTATCGGATTAATCTGCTTTTTAATGCAAATAAAGTGTATGACCGGCAGGTCATTGAAGGAATTGGTGAATACTTACAGGCTTCTCAGTGTAACTGGGATGTTTTTCTTGAGGACGAATTTACCGCAAACCCTGAGAATTTTCAGGCATGGCACGGCGATGGTGTCATTGCTGATTTTGATAATCCGGACATCGAATCCTTATTCCGGGATGTCAATATTCCGGTGGTTGGCGTCGGTGGTTCTTACCGGGATACCAGTATGTATCCTGACGTCCCTTATGTGGCGACAGATAACGCTGCGCTGGTGAATCTGGCACTACAGCACCTGAAGGAAAAAGGGCTGGAAAACTTTGCCTATTACGGATTACCGGAAGATCCCCGTAAACGCTGGGCGTTGGAGCGTGAGCGGGCATTTCAGGATCTGATGAAGTCTGAGGGATATCCCGGTGCCGTTTTCCGCGGTAATGCCACGGATCCGAAAACCTGGCAATACGATATGAATCGACTGGCGGACTGGCTGCAAATGTTGCCAACGCCGGTCGGTATTATTGCGGTGACGGATGCCAGAGCGAGACATCTGCTTCAGGTGTGTGACAACCTGAATATTATGGTGCCGGATAAAGTAGCGGTGATCGGGATTGATAACGAGCAGCTGGCGCGTTTTCTGACCCGCGTGTCTCTCAGCTCGGTCGGACAGGGGTGTAAGACCATGGGCTATCAGGCTGCGAAGTTGCTGCATCAACAGCTGGACTATCAGCAACAAAAGAAAAATGAACCCTGCCGGATTATTATTCCCCCGGCGAAGGTGTATGAGCGTCAGAGTACTGATTATCAGGCCCTGAAAGATCCTTATGTGATTCAGGCGATGCACTTTATCCGCCGGAATGCCTGCAAAGGGATAAAAGTCGAGCAGGTACTCAATTCTGTCGGGGTGTCCCGTTCCAATCTGGAAACCCGCTTTAAACAGGAAATGGGGCATTCGATTCACCATGAAATACATCATGCGAAGCTTCGCCGGGCCTGTCATCTGCTTGCAGCAACCACGCTATCCATTCAGGAAATCTCGGAGCTCTGTGGTTACCCGTCATTGCAATATATGTATTCGGTATTTAAGAAAGATCTGGCCCAGACACCGAAAGACTACCGGGATATCAAGCTTACACGCTAA
- a CDS encoding Hsp70 family protein has product MSRYLILLMGFIFSCAVHAGGIIVEPDSPVAQGPALTEDIGIEMQGGELNPVLFMGCEIPCRHIQTFSTADDDQEEITIHMFRGRSKYVKDDVDLGSYKLSGIYPQKKGKALIQILFGVSDGRIWIMASDVNGYADIHINRVEAH; this is encoded by the coding sequence ATGAGCAGATATCTGATTTTACTGATGGGATTCATTTTTTCGTGCGCAGTCCATGCCGGCGGAATCATTGTTGAACCGGATTCACCTGTTGCTCAGGGGCCGGCGTTGACGGAAGACATTGGCATTGAAATGCAGGGTGGGGAGCTGAATCCTGTTCTGTTTATGGGGTGTGAGATTCCGTGTCGTCATATCCAGACTTTCAGCACCGCAGATGATGATCAGGAAGAAATCACAATCCATATGTTTCGCGGCCGCTCTAAGTACGTCAAAGATGACGTTGACCTTGGCTCGTACAAATTATCCGGTATTTATCCGCAAAAGAAAGGCAAAGCGCTGATTCAGATTCTTTTTGGTGTATCTGACGGGCGAATATGGATTATGGCCTCCGATGTGAATGGCTATGCTGATATACATATCAACAGAGTTGAAGCTCACTAA
- a CDS encoding GyrI-like domain-containing protein: MEPRIIHLPVMKFAGCREALDLHSGNLSEVHQAWYRFFHLESGLIRHKVRNNQFWGVTSEIDSIPHTYMAGCQVTEYDNGLSEHGVELFETREQQFAMFEHSGHADNMGETICQAFEWLKQSDFELEDTYILEMYDERCDSDHQESYVVELYFPVQNAQLKNRG, from the coding sequence ATGGAACCACGTATTATTCATTTACCGGTGATGAAATTTGCCGGGTGCCGGGAAGCACTGGATTTGCACTCCGGTAATCTTTCTGAGGTTCATCAGGCATGGTATCGCTTTTTTCATCTTGAATCTGGCTTGATCAGACATAAAGTCAGAAACAATCAGTTTTGGGGTGTCACTTCTGAAATTGATTCCATCCCGCATACTTATATGGCTGGTTGTCAGGTCACTGAATATGATAATGGCTTAAGTGAGCACGGTGTTGAGTTGTTTGAAACCAGAGAACAGCAATTTGCTATGTTTGAGCACAGTGGCCACGCCGATAACATGGGAGAAACGATTTGTCAGGCTTTTGAATGGCTGAAGCAGAGTGATTTTGAACTGGAAGATACCTACATTTTAGAGATGTATGATGAGCGGTGTGATTCTGATCACCAGGAGTCTTATGTCGTCGAACTTTACTTTCCTGTTCAGAATGCTCAGTTAAAAAACCGGGGCTGA
- a CDS encoding DUF5718 family protein, which produces MNLNEVIGFGIAGNFAGHLEQAGEMKDFANIITAENKPKGIFPFYLPKAESQLSHYPYSSSEQIIPDNECPQLEPEVAIYCKLTYENNQVATLTPTHFAAFNDCTLRKEGAKKISEKKNWGPASKGVSDTWIAIDQFNPKGNIHSYSLASFVERNGELHPYGIDAKVGDYSLFNQDLIEWLIDAMNHQTDNGPLENIQTLLASHDYPEECIISVGATAYAPFGEENYLMPGDKLTVAVYETDSHDIESLIRAENFTGNVSWLRQTVSA; this is translated from the coding sequence ATGAATCTTAATGAAGTAATCGGATTCGGAATTGCCGGTAATTTTGCCGGACATTTAGAACAAGCCGGAGAAATGAAAGATTTCGCCAACATTATCACTGCTGAAAATAAGCCAAAAGGTATTTTTCCGTTCTATCTGCCTAAAGCAGAAAGTCAGTTAAGCCATTATCCTTATTCCAGTTCAGAGCAAATCATTCCTGACAATGAATGCCCTCAGCTGGAGCCGGAAGTAGCGATTTATTGCAAACTAACCTACGAAAATAATCAGGTTGCAACCCTGACGCCAACTCATTTTGCAGCATTCAACGACTGTACACTGAGAAAAGAAGGGGCGAAGAAGATTTCTGAGAAGAAAAACTGGGGCCCGGCAAGTAAAGGCGTCAGCGATACCTGGATCGCGATTGATCAATTTAATCCCAAAGGAAATATCCACAGCTATTCACTGGCATCTTTTGTTGAAAGGAACGGTGAATTACACCCATATGGTATTGATGCAAAAGTCGGCGATTACAGCCTGTTTAATCAGGATTTAATTGAATGGCTCATCGATGCGATGAATCATCAGACCGATAACGGACCGCTGGAAAATATCCAGACGCTGTTAGCCTCTCATGACTATCCGGAAGAATGTATTATTTCTGTCGGTGCGACCGCTTATGCGCCGTTTGGTGAGGAAAACTATCTGATGCCAGGGGATAAATTAACGGTTGCCGTCTATGAAACTGACAGCCACGATATCGAATCATTAATCCGGGCAGAAAACTTTACCGGGAATGTATCATGGCTTCGCCAGACTGTATCAGCATAA